One window of the Eucalyptus grandis isolate ANBG69807.140 chromosome 8, ASM1654582v1, whole genome shotgun sequence genome contains the following:
- the LOC104457208 gene encoding uncharacterized protein LOC104457208, whose product MPKWLLPNEDGYISFVASKDMYKKILGVAFCVVFRVEGTKKNWTFEVMGVVDGKVTKHMRFVRSFNSDHVWLEYMESKKVWTVDPFSPNDSSHFHFSIRTLGYCYSGTIRMTDELIVKKCGFRLICKPLENDAEVLLEDDQLLDPALLYEVLHEDNPASTEKENSSETENLQDSEPFTKKEELNMVDFSIERCQRCLSLLKTVLCLSWLHKTCLTSSKHCICVLSLV is encoded by the exons ATGCCAAAGTGGTTGCTCCCCAATGAAGATGGTTATATATCTTTTGTGGCTTCAAAGGATATGTATAAAAAGATCCTAGGAGTAGCATTCTGTGTTGTATTTCGAGTAGAAGGAACTAAAAAAAACTGGACATTTGAGGTTATGGGAGTTGTTGATGGCAAAGTCACAAAACACATGAGGTTTGTGAGGTCATTCAATTCGGATCATGTGTGGCTCGAGTATATGGAATCAAAGAAGGTGTGGACAGTAGACCCTTTCAGTCCAAATGACTCGAGTCATTTCCACTTTAGCATTAGAACATTGGGTTATTGTTATTCTGGGACTATACGTATGACTGATGAATTAATTGTGAAAAAGTGTGGATTCCGACTAATATGCAAGCCACTAGAGAATGATGCTGAGGTTTTGCTTGAAGATGATCAGTTGCTAGATCCAGCTTTACTTTACGAGGTTTTGCATGAAGATAACCCCGCGAGCACagagaaagaaaattcaagtgAAACAGAAAATTTACAAGATAGTGAACCGttcacaaagaaagaagaattgaACATGGTCGACTTCTCAATtgag AGATGCCAGAGGTGTTTGTCCTTGTTGAAGACAGTACTATGTCTTTCATGGCTTCACAAGACTTGTTTAACAAGTTCAAAGCATTGTATCTGTGTGTTGTCGTTGGTGTAG